A window of Bacillus toyonensis BCT-7112 genomic DNA:
ATGATGAGAGAGAGGTAGGGCTTTCATCCAGTATATGTTACTTTCCCGTTAGGTGAATATAAAAAAGAGGACTCCTTTTTTAAAAGGAGTCCTCTTTCTTTTGTGTGTTATACCATAATGAGAAATGACTTTTAAATACGGTTCTCAACTTGCTGACAAATTTCATCTGTTGTTAAACCATGAGCTGTAATTATCGATCCTTTTATTGATGTATCTGCAATCCCCATCACATTAGAATCTTGCCCAGTTACAACACAACAATCGCAGCCTTGTGCATCATTTTCTGAGTTAAGTGTAACGACTTCATGTCCTTGTTGCTGAAGAGCTTGTTGAACATCTGTTAATGAGTTTTCAACGCCAATTCTAGCCATAATTCTCACCTCCTACCATCTAGTTGCTAGTATGCTCAAGTCTATAGCATATATTTATGAAAAGATGGTAGGAAGCATATATTTGTTTAGTCGTTATAAACACCAGTAAGCATTTGACTAACGAATTGATCGTTTAATGTATCCTGTGCGGAAGAAGGATTAGATTGAATATCGATTGAAGCGATAAAATTATTATGTTCTTTGTTATTCGGTTCTACCTCTACATAATTATCGAATTTACAAAAACCTTTCGTATCCATTAGATCAAATAGTTGTAGCATTTCAACTACCTCTTGTCTCGTTCCTTTAATTTGTACACACGCCATATTTATTTCCTCCTTCATTTTGACAAATTGTTTTTTAAAAATAGGATTATGATTTCGAAATGAAAAATATGAATGTTATTTTTACACAGCACTAATTTTTTTATTTTCCCCCTTTTTCAGCAAAAGTCGTTATATATTCCCGAATTTATAAAATCGGACGTCCGTTTATTGAATACAATAGATTCGTACCTCTTAGAGAAAATCCTTCTTTTAAACAAATATTTTTTTTAGTGGAAATTGGCGAAAAAAATTTTTTGACTTTTTGTAAACGTTAACAATGTTGTTAAATCAATATGATTAAAGATGTACGTACGATTAAAAATTAAAAATTTTCTAAAAATTTACTTGATTTATTTAGAAAGGAGAGTAAACTAGGAAACAATAAAAAATTCATAGAACATAGGAGGCGCTTTCCAGTGAACGAACAATGGATTTTCTTAAATGGAGAATTTGTTCCAAAAGACGAAGCAAAAGTTTCAGTATATGATCATGGCTATTTATATGGCGATGGAGTGTTTGAAGGCATTAGAGTTTATAGCGGTAATGTTTTCCGTTTGAGAGAGCATCTTGTCCGGTTATATGAATCAGCGAAATCCATCATGTTAGAAATTCCATATTCGTTAGATGAAGTAACGAATATTGTTGTTGAGACGATTCGAAAAAATAAATTATCTAATGGATACATTCGCCTTGTTGTATCGAGAGGAGCAGGAAATCTTGGGTTAGATCCTGATTCTTGTAAGACACCGAATGTAGTAGTAATTGCAGAACAACTATCTTTATTCCCACAAGAATATTATGAAAAGGGGATTCCAGTTGTAACAGTTGCAACGCGCCGAAATCGACCAGATGTTTTATCACCTCAAGTAAAATCTTTAAATTATTTAAACAATATTTTAGTTCGTATTGAAGCGAAATTAGCTGGAGTACAAGAAGCACTTATGTTAAATGATCAAGGATACGTAGCTGAAGGTTCAGGAGATAACGTATTTATTGTAAAAGGAAATAAATTAATTACACCACCAAGTTCTGCTGGAGCGTTAGAAGGTATTACACGAAACGCAATTTTAGAAATCGGCGAAAAACTTGGGTATGACGTAAGAGAAGAGTTATTTACAAGACACGATGTATATGTAGCTGATGAAGTATTTTTAACAGGAACAGCTGCTGAAGTTATTGCTGTTACGACAGTAGATGGTAGGACGATTGGTTTAGGAAAAACGGGACTACATACGAATCGTTTACTAGAAGAATTCCGTAAATTAGTTGTAGAAGATGGAGAGAAAATTTACGAAGAAAATAAAGTTGGATAATAACTCTTTATGAAATGAGAAAGCGTTGATAGGGAGGAGTAGTTGATTGTGAAGCCTCACAGAGAGTCGGTGGTTGCTGGAAACCGATGGTTCACGTCGACGAACATCGCCCTTGAGTGCTAAGCTGAAGCATTTGGTTAGGCTTAGACGGTAGCTCCGTTATTAGCTAGACTCATTTATGGGTCACTGAGGCAAGAGTATTCTTGCGAAGAAGGGTGGTACCGCGAAATCTTTCGTCCCTTCAGCACATAGCTGGAGTGTGGACGTAGGATTTTTTTTATTTATAAATTTTTTTAAAAAGGGGGCTTATAAGAACAATGTCTTCAAAAACGGAAGAGAAACTGGCAACTGGTGCACAGCTATTGTTAGAAGCGCTAGAAAAGGAAGGCGTAGAAGTGATTTTCGGTTATCCGGGTGGTGCCGTTTTACCTCTTTATGATGCGCTTTATGACTGTGAAATTCCGCATATTTTAACAAGGCATGAGCAAGGGGCCATTCATGCAGCTGAAGGGTATGCCAGAATTACTGGAAATCCAGGGGTTGTAATTGCAACAAGCGGGCCTGGTGCTACAAATGTTATTACTGGTTTAGCTGATGCGATGATTGATTCATTGCCACTTGTTGTATTTACAGGGCAAGTAGCAACAACGTTAATTGGAAGTGATGCTTTCCAAGAAGCGGATATTATGGGGCTTACGATGCCAGTAACAAAACATAATTATCAAGTGCGAAAGGCCTCGGATTTACCTCGAATTATTAAAGAAGCATTTCATATCGCTAGAACTGGAAGACCAGGTCCAGTCGTAATTGATCTTCCGAAAGATATGGTAGTAGAACAAGGGGAACGATGTAGTGACGTGCAAATGGATTTACCAGGGTACAACCCTAATTATGAACCGAATCTACTCCAAATAAACAAATTATTACAAGCAATTGAGATTTCAAAAAAACCGTTAATTTTAGCTGGAGCAGGTGTATTGCATGCGAAAGCTTCGAAAGAATTAACAAGTTTTGCTCGTAAATATGAAATTCCTGTTGTGCATACGTTACTTGGTCTTGGTGGTTTTCCGCCAGATGATGGACTATTTCTAGGGATGGGAGGAATGCATGGTTCTTACACAGCCAATATGGCGCTATATGAATGCGACTTACTGATCAATATTGGTGCGAGATTTGATGATCGTCTTACTGGGAATTTAGCTTATTTTGCTAAAGAGGCGACTGTTGCACATATCGATATTGATCCAGCAGAAATTGGAAAAAATGTGCCGACTGAAATTCCTATTGTTGCAAGTGCTAAGCGAGCTTTGAAAGTATTACTTCAATCAGAAGGGAAGAAAGAAAATCATCATGATTGGCTCATTTTATTAAAGGGTAGAAAAGAAAAATATCCACTCTCTTACAAACGAAATTCTGAAAGTATTAAACCTCAATACGCAATTGATATGTTATATGAACTTACGAAAGGAGAAGCGATTGTAACAACAGATGTTGGGCAACATCAAATGTGGGCCGCACAATATTATCCGCTGAAAAATCCAGATAAATGGGTAACTTCAGGTGGATTAGGAACGATGGGCTTCGGATTTCCAGCAGCAATTGGGGCGCAAATTGCAAAGCCTGAGGAACTAGTTATTGCAATTGTCGGTGACGCTGGATTTCAAATGACCCTGCAAGAATTAAGTGTCTTAAAAGAACATTCCTTACCTGTTAAAGTTTTTATTTTAAATAATGAAGCTTTAGGAATGGTAAGACAATGGCAAGATGAATTTTATAATCAAAGATACTCGCACTCTTTACTGTCGTGTCAACCAGATTTCGTCGCTCTTGCGAATGCGTATGGCATAAAAGGAGTTCGCATAGATGATCCACTTCTTGCAAAGAAGCAAATACAGCATGCGATTGAATTACAAGAACCGGTCGTAATTGATTGCCGTGTACTTCAATCAGAAAAGGTAATGCCGATGGTTGCGCCAGGGAAAGGTGTTCACCAAATGGAGGGAGTGGAAAAAAGGTGAAGAGAATTGTTACAGCGACAGTTCGAAATCAAAGTGGTGTGTTAAACCGAATTACAGGTGTTATGACACGAAGACATTTTAATATTGAAAGTATTTCAGTAGGTCATACAGAATCATCGGACATATCACGGATGACAATTGTTGTACACGTTGAAAATGAACAGCAAGTGGAGCAGTTAATTAAACAACTTCATAAGCAAATTGATGTTTTGAAAGTGTCAGATATTACAGAAGAAGCGATGATCGCAAGAGAACTTGCACTTATTAAAGTCGCAACATCAGTAGCAAGAGCAGAATTATATAGTTTAATTGAACCGTTTCGAGCCGCTGTAATAGATGTTGGGAAGGATTCCATAGTTGTGCAAGTAACTGGTACGCAGGAGAAAGTAGAAGCATTAATTGAATTACTTCGTCCATACGGTTTGAAAGAAATTGCTAGAACGGGTGTAACAGCATTTACGCGTAGTATGAAAAAACAAGATAAGCAAGTTATGTTAATTCAATAATCATTTAAATATAGGGGGAAATGAAAATGGCAAAGGTTTATTATGAGAAAGATGTAACGGTAAATGTATTAAAAGAAAAGAAAGTAGCAATCATCGGATATGGCTCGCAAGGTCATGCGCATGCGCAAAACTTGCGTGATAACGGATTTGATGTAGTAGTAGGTTTAAAAAAAGGTAAATCTTGGGATAAAGCGAAAGGAGATGGATTTTCTGTATATACAGTAGCAGAAGCAGCGGAGCAGGCTGATGTAGTAATGATTTTATTACCTGATGAACTGCAGCCAGAAGTATATGAAGCGGAAATTGCACCAAATTTACAGGCAGGAAATTCTCTCGTTTTTGCACACGGATTTAATGTTCACTTTGATCAAGTGAAACCACCAGCTAATGTAGATGTATTTCTAGTAGCGCCTAAAGGTCCGGGGCATCTTGTACGCCGTACGTTTGCTGAAGGCGGAGCCGTTCCTGCATTATTTGCCGTATATCAAGATGCGACAGGAGTTGCGACTGAAAAGGCACTTTCTTATGCTGATGGAATTGGAGCGACGAGAGCGGGCGTATTAGAAACGACGTTTAAAGAAGAAACAGAAACAGATTTATTTGGAGAGCAAGCTGTACTTTGCGGCGGAGTAACTGCGCTAGTAAAAGCTGGATTTGAAACGCTAGTTGATGCAGGATACCAGCCTGAACTTGCATATTTTGA
This region includes:
- a CDS encoding YkuS family protein; protein product: MARIGVENSLTDVQQALQQQGHEVVTLNSENDAQGCDCCVVTGQDSNVMGIADTSIKGSIITAHGLTTDEICQQVENRI
- a CDS encoding DUF3911 family protein — protein: MACVQIKGTRQEVVEMLQLFDLMDTKGFCKFDNYVEVEPNNKEHNNFIASIDIQSNPSSAQDTLNDQFVSQMLTGVYND
- the ilvE gene encoding branched-chain-amino-acid transaminase gives rise to the protein MNEQWIFLNGEFVPKDEAKVSVYDHGYLYGDGVFEGIRVYSGNVFRLREHLVRLYESAKSIMLEIPYSLDEVTNIVVETIRKNKLSNGYIRLVVSRGAGNLGLDPDSCKTPNVVVIAEQLSLFPQEYYEKGIPVVTVATRRNRPDVLSPQVKSLNYLNNILVRIEAKLAGVQEALMLNDQGYVAEGSGDNVFIVKGNKLITPPSSAGALEGITRNAILEIGEKLGYDVREELFTRHDVYVADEVFLTGTAAEVIAVTTVDGRTIGLGKTGLHTNRLLEEFRKLVVEDGEKIYEENKVG
- the ilvB gene encoding acetolactate synthase large subunit, with protein sequence MSSKTEEKLATGAQLLLEALEKEGVEVIFGYPGGAVLPLYDALYDCEIPHILTRHEQGAIHAAEGYARITGNPGVVIATSGPGATNVITGLADAMIDSLPLVVFTGQVATTLIGSDAFQEADIMGLTMPVTKHNYQVRKASDLPRIIKEAFHIARTGRPGPVVIDLPKDMVVEQGERCSDVQMDLPGYNPNYEPNLLQINKLLQAIEISKKPLILAGAGVLHAKASKELTSFARKYEIPVVHTLLGLGGFPPDDGLFLGMGGMHGSYTANMALYECDLLINIGARFDDRLTGNLAYFAKEATVAHIDIDPAEIGKNVPTEIPIVASAKRALKVLLQSEGKKENHHDWLILLKGRKEKYPLSYKRNSESIKPQYAIDMLYELTKGEAIVTTDVGQHQMWAAQYYPLKNPDKWVTSGGLGTMGFGFPAAIGAQIAKPEELVIAIVGDAGFQMTLQELSVLKEHSLPVKVFILNNEALGMVRQWQDEFYNQRYSHSLLSCQPDFVALANAYGIKGVRIDDPLLAKKQIQHAIELQEPVVIDCRVLQSEKVMPMVAPGKGVHQMEGVEKR
- the ilvN gene encoding acetolactate synthase small subunit; translation: MKRIVTATVRNQSGVLNRITGVMTRRHFNIESISVGHTESSDISRMTIVVHVENEQQVEQLIKQLHKQIDVLKVSDITEEAMIARELALIKVATSVARAELYSLIEPFRAAVIDVGKDSIVVQVTGTQEKVEALIELLRPYGLKEIARTGVTAFTRSMKKQDKQVMLIQ
- the ilvC gene encoding ketol-acid reductoisomerase; this translates as MAKVYYEKDVTVNVLKEKKVAIIGYGSQGHAHAQNLRDNGFDVVVGLKKGKSWDKAKGDGFSVYTVAEAAEQADVVMILLPDELQPEVYEAEIAPNLQAGNSLVFAHGFNVHFDQVKPPANVDVFLVAPKGPGHLVRRTFAEGGAVPALFAVYQDATGVATEKALSYADGIGATRAGVLETTFKEETETDLFGEQAVLCGGVTALVKAGFETLVDAGYQPELAYFECLHELKLIVDLMYEGGLENMRYSVSDTAQWGDFVSGPRVVTEDTKKAMGAVLAEIQDGTFAKGWIAEHKAGKPNFHATNEKENEHEIEVVGRKLREMMPFVQPRVKAGVK